One Glycine max cultivar Williams 82 chromosome 3, Glycine_max_v4.0, whole genome shotgun sequence DNA window includes the following coding sequences:
- the LOC106798339 gene encoding MADS-box transcription factor PHERES 2, translating into MPRRKKITQKPIEDFVKRKACYRKRREILLKMVEDLTTLCDIDACAFILGPGDDVPNVWPSHDKAKEMLDKFENAPLSTRLKKNITPQVYIERANNKVENQLVELRKKNDEIDMSDLMHQIHDDGRSLSDFDASDISRLLSYVEEKLKGVRVKTGFSEQQLPPKPPTPQVSCPLQNDKIDSWDNIDEQVLQQQSFIDDLKEDGKINSGFDNNLGSNIGLPPPNTHVGDVDFEPFNQGYVDMMLPPENFGGLANESGLGFGVLPRDYFIGSNGNNDSELLYGSYYSEIGGNDIWSSYGNFGGKIVGSDDVMLPFNNNSQGNINETCLGIGQHDENQGGSINNVGLWNHQITLGASNDGVALERSNPNFVGTTSGENLNLGFPSHANLASSGERSDIELQEFSP; encoded by the coding sequence ATGCCTAGGAGAAAGAAAATTACACAAAAACCGATTGAGGATTTTGTGAAAAGAAAAGCTTGCTACAGAAAAAGGCGAGAAATTTTGTTGAAGATGGTGGAGGATCTTACCACCCTTTGTGATATAGACGCATGTGCATTCATCCTTGGTCCAGGGGATGATGTGCCTAATGTGTGGCCATCCCATGACAAGGCTAAAGAGATGCTCGATAAGTTTGAGAATGCTCCATTGTCGACTCGACTGAAAAAAAACATCACCCCACAGGTTTATATTGAGCGAGCCAATAACAAGGTTGAAAATCAACTTGTCGAGCTTAGGAAGAAGAACGATGAGATAGACATGTCAGATTTAATGCATCAAATCCATGATGATGGTAGGTCTTTGTCTGATTTTGATGCTAGTGATATATCTCGTTTACTTTCGTATGTAGAGGAGAAACTGAAGGGTGTTAGAGTGAAAACTGGCTTTTCTGAGCAGCAGTTGCCTCCTAAACCTCCAACACCACAAGTTTCTTGTCCTCTACAGAATGATAAGATTGATTCTTGGGATAACATAGATGAACAAGTTCTCCAGCAACAATCATTCATCGATGATCTGAAAGAAGATGGTAAGATAAATAGTGGTTTTGATAACAATCTAGGGAGCAACATAGGGCTACCACCACCAAATACACATGTTGGTGATGTTGATTTTGAACCTTTCAATCAGGGTTATGTTGATATGATGTTGCCTCCAGAAAATTTTGGAGGCCTCGCTAACGAAAGTGGCTTAGGGTTTGGTGTGTTGCCTCGAGATTATTTTATAGGTAGCAATGGTAATAATGATTCAGAGCTTTTGTATGGAAGCTATTATAGTGAAATTGGAGGCAATGACATATGGTCATCTTATGGAAATTTTGGAGGCAAAATTGTTGGAAGTGATGATGTGATGTTGCCTTTCAACAATAATTCCCAAGGCAACATTAATGAAACTTGCCTGGGAATTGGACAACATGATGAAAATCAAGGAGGATCCATTAACAATGTCGGGTTATGGAATCATCAAATCACCCTTGGAGCCAGTAATGATGGAGTTGCCTTGGAGAGATCCAATCCAAACTTTGTTGGCACTACCAGTGGCGAAAACTTGAACCTTGGATTTCCTTCTCATGCAAATCTAGCCAGTAGTGGTGAAAGAAGTGATATTGAATTGCAGGAATTTTCTCCTTAA
- the LOC100811799 gene encoding RING-H2 finger protein ATL70: MSSNTTVNSPGFLGSSNISGYSYGIGISIGILLLIITITLTSYFCTRSQVSFAPATRNRRRTPNVLEPQHSIVDVSLDEATILSYPTLLYSEAKLKKSDSTATCCSICLADYKGTDMLRMLPDCGHQFHLKCIDPWLRLHPTCPVCRTSPIPTPLSTPLAEVVPLASRQDS, translated from the coding sequence ATGAGTAGCAACACAACAGTTAATTCCCCTGGATTCCTTGGCTCAAGCAACATCAGTGGCTATAGCTATGGCATAGGAATTTCCATTGGAATTCTCTTGCTCATTATAACCATCACTTTAACTTCCTACTTCTGCACCAGATCACAGGTGTCATTTGCTCCAGCCACTAGGAATAGGAGACGCACCCCAAATGTCCTTGAACCACAGCACTCTATAGTTGATGTAAGTTTAGATGAAGCCACAATTCTGAGTTATCCAACCCTTTTGTACTCTGAAGCCAAGCTCAAGAAATCTGATTCCACTGCTACATGTTGCTCCATATGTCTGGCAGATTACAAGGGTACGGATATGCTTCGGATGCTACCAGATTGTGGGCACCAATTCCACCTCAAGTGCATAGATCCATGGTTGAGGTTGCATCCTACTTGTCCAGTTTGCAGAACTTCTCCGATTCCAACACCACTCTCAACTCCTCTTGCTGAAGTGGTTCCTTTAGCTAGCAGACAGGATTCATAG
- the LOC100812335 gene encoding uncharacterized protein At5g39865: MPSNFLDLQNTKGITVRGRFVRKLKLVPTITNLKKQGLVLQKKFPTPYDDYKGNNLSELVVEDDNHFEEEETTVGSKKITEVAEEKLVGTKMPSCNNNNEYPSLSDFKELCPPGGSNHSIILYTTSLRGIRKTFQECNTIRFLLRSFKIMYHERDVSLHLEFREELWKILGGKVIPPKLFIKGRYIGGADEVVGLHEMGWLGKFLEGTPTHSSDSPCSGCANMRFAICSNCCGSCKVFTDNNDECFVRCSQCNENGLVKCPVCC; the protein is encoded by the coding sequence ATGCCATCCAATTTTCTAGACCTACAAAACACAAAAGGAATAACGGTGAGAGGAAGGTTTGTGAGAAAACTAAAACTCGTCCCAACCATAACCAACTTGAAGAAACAAGGCCTAGTTCTTCAAAAAAAGTTCCCAACCCCATATGATGACTACAAAGGAAACAACCTGTCGGAGCTAGTAGTTGAGGATGATAATCATTTTGAGGAGGAAGAAACCACCGTAGGGTCCAAAAAGATCACAGAAGTCGCAGAAGAAAAGTTAGTGGGAACTAAAATGCCATCATGcaacaataataatgaataCCCATCTCTCAGTGATTTCAAAGAGTTATGTCCACCAGGGGGGAGTAACCATTCAATCATTCTCTACACAACAAGCTTGAGAGGGATAAGGAAAACCTTTCAGGAATGTAACACGATCCGTTTCTTGTTGAGGAGCTTCAAGATAATGTATCATGAGAGGGATGTGTCTCTTCACTTGGAGTTCAGAGAGGAGTTGTGGAAAATCTTGGGAGGGAAAGTGATTCCTCCAAAGCTTTTCATCAAGGGAAGGTACATTGGAGGAGCTGATGAAGTGGTTGGGTTGCATGAGATGGGGTGGCTTGGGAAGTTTCTTGAAGGAACACCAACTCACTCAAGTGATTCTCCATGTTCTGGCTGCGCCAACATGAGATTCGCTATTTGTTCCAACTGTTGTGGAAGTTGCAAAGTGTTCACTGACAACAACGATGAATGCTTCGTTAGATGTTCTCAGTGCAACGAGAACGGCCTTGTCAAATGCCCCGTTTGCTGCTAG